Proteins co-encoded in one Neodiprion lecontei isolate iyNeoLeco1 chromosome 3, iyNeoLeco1.1, whole genome shotgun sequence genomic window:
- the LOC124293613 gene encoding histone H3-like, protein MARTKQTARKSTGGKAPRKQLATKAARKSAPATGGVKKPHRYRPGTVALREIRRFQKSTELLIRKLPFQRLVREIAQDFKTDLRFQSSAVMALQEASEAYLVGLFEDTNLCAIHAKRVTIMPKDIQLARRIRGERA, encoded by the coding sequence ATGGCTCGTACTAAGCAAACTGCTCGTAAATCCACTGGAGGCAAGGCCCCACGGAAACAGCTCGCTACTAAGGCAGCTCGTAAGAGCGCGCCAGCGACTGGAGGAGTGAAGAAGCCGCATAGATACCGCCCAGGAACCGTCGCGTTGCGCGAAATCCGTCGGTTCCAGAAGAGCACTGAACTGTTGATTCGCAAACTACCGTTCCAGCGTTTGGTGCGTGAAATCGCGCAAGATTTTAAAACCGATTTGCGATTCCAGAGCTCTGCTGTCATGGCTCTTCAAGAGGCCAGCGAAGCCTACCTCGTTGGTCTTTTTGAGGACACCAACTTGTGCGCTATCCACGCTAAGCGAGTGACTATTATGCCCAAGGACATTCAACTAGCTCGTCGTATTCGTGGCGAACGTGCCTAA
- the LOC107223858 gene encoding histone H1 has translation MADKVAATAVAASPASASPAAQATPTKKAAGAKAKSPRAKPAHPRTSDMVTSAIQTLKERGGSSLQAIKKYIASTYKVDAEKQAPFIKRYLKSAVATGALVQTKGKGASGSFKIPTNKSDAPKPKVKRAVPKATVPKKKPAASTVAVAKKPATAVKKAAAAKKPSAVTPPTKEKRKAVKSPAAKSPKVKSPSKAKKAAKAPTSKPKAPKPKKAAAAPKTAKPAAKKPVASKKK, from the coding sequence atgGCAGACAAGGTAGCAGCAACGGCAGTCGCCGCTAGCCCAGCATCAGCTAGCCCAGCAGCGCAGGCTACACCGACCAAAAAGGCAGCAGGAGCCAAGGCAAAGAGCCCTCGTGCCAAGCCAGCGCATCCACGGACTTCTGACATGGTTACCAGCGCCATCCAAACGCTAAAGGAACGTGGAGGTTCATCTCTGCAGGCTATCAAGAAATACATCGCGTCAACATACAAAGTAGACGCTGAAAAACAAGCACCGTTTATCAAGAGATATTTGAAGTCAGCTGTGGCTACTGGAGCTTTGGTACAGACCAAAGGTAAGGGTGCCTCTGGgtctttcaaaattccaacCAACAAATCTGACGCACCGAAGCCCAAGGTGAAGCGTGCTGTACCGAAGGCAACTGTCCCCAAAAAGAAGCCCGCTGCATCGACTGTTGCAGTGGCCAAAAAGCCTGCTACTGCTGTCAAGAAGGCGGCAGCTGCTAAGAAGCCCAGTGCTGTAACACCACCcacaaaagaaaaacgcaAAGCAGTCAAGAGCCCGGCTGCTAAATCGCCAAAGGTGAAAAGCCCATCGAAAGCTAAGAAGGCTGCCAAGGCACCAACCAGCAAACCTAAGGCGCCTAAACCAAAAAAGGCAGCAGCTGCACCCAAAACTGCAAAACCTGCAGCGAAAAAACCAGTTGCATCAAAGAAGAAGTGA